One region of Spirochaetota bacterium genomic DNA includes:
- a CDS encoding crotonase/enoyl-CoA hydratase family protein gives MTQKITVEKKGHLLLIGLNRPEKRNAFDVDMYWDLAKAYGTLDADDDLRCGVLFAHGDHFTAGLDLVQWVEPFSKGVYPTLPEGSKDPFGIDEDNRVSKPIVAAVQGICFTVGWELMLATDVRVAATNLRLAQIEVKRGIYPVGGATVRLFEEIGWGNAMRYLLTGDEMNAQEAYRLGLVQELVEPGRQLTRAIAIAEVIAKQAPLGVRAILRSARLSRVEGAKAALARLLPDLLPIMKSEDAQEGVKAFIERREANFKGK, from the coding sequence GCAATGCGTTTGATGTGGATATGTACTGGGACCTTGCAAAGGCCTATGGCACATTGGATGCTGATGATGACCTGCGCTGTGGTGTGCTGTTTGCGCATGGGGATCATTTCACTGCTGGTCTTGATCTTGTGCAGTGGGTGGAGCCATTTTCTAAAGGTGTGTACCCCACATTGCCGGAGGGCAGTAAAGATCCGTTTGGCATTGATGAAGACAACCGGGTGTCAAAGCCAATTGTTGCTGCAGTACAGGGTATATGCTTCACAGTGGGCTGGGAGCTGATGCTGGCAACCGATGTGCGGGTTGCAGCTACCAACCTGCGTCTTGCCCAGATTGAGGTAAAGCGCGGGATATATCCGGTGGGTGGTGCCACAGTGCGGCTTTTTGAGGAGATAGGCTGGGGCAATGCCATGCGGTATTTACTCACAGGCGATGAAATGAATGCACAGGAAGCCTACCGTTTGGGGTTGGTGCAGGAGTTGGTGGAGCCGGGGAGACAGCTTACGCGCGCAATTGCAATTGCAGAGGTTATAGCAAAACAGGCACCACTTGGGGTCAGAGCAATTTTGCGCTCGGCAAGACTTTCACGCGTTGAAGGGGCAAAAGCTGCACTTGCGCGTCTTTTGCCCGACCTTTTGCCAATTATGAAAAGTGAGGATGCTCAGGAAGGTGTCAAAGCATTTATTGAGCGACGCGAAGCCAACTTCAAAGGCAAGTAA
- a CDS encoding DUF456 domain-containing protein, with the protein MEIALLITALLCAVGGILGSIFPILPGPPLSFFAIILINLSGFASFSFTFLLISGAIAAILTVLDYILPSWIVNRFGGSKKGVAGSMIGLIVGSILLPFIGIIIGPFIGAFIGELMAHNDAWTALKAAFLTFAGFLISTGLKLGYTITIAYYIVKALMGQPGPPDYPII; encoded by the coding sequence ATGGAAATAGCACTATTAATAACTGCGCTTTTGTGCGCTGTTGGCGGTATACTAGGTTCAATTTTCCCAATACTTCCGGGACCACCACTTAGCTTTTTTGCAATTATTCTCATTAATCTCAGTGGATTTGCTTCTTTTAGTTTTACCTTTTTGCTTATATCCGGAGCTATCGCCGCCATACTCACTGTGCTTGATTACATTTTACCTTCATGGATTGTTAACCGCTTTGGCGGTTCAAAGAAAGGGGTAGCAGGTTCAATGATTGGATTAATAGTGGGCAGCATACTTTTGCCATTCATTGGCATAATTATTGGTCCTTTCATAGGTGCATTCATTGGTGAACTTATGGCACACAATGACGCTTGGACTGCACTGAAGGCAGCATTCCTCACTTTTGCAGGTTTTTTAATTAGTACAGGTTTGAAATTAGGGTACACAATTACAATAGCGTATTACATTGTAAAAGCGTTAATGGGGCAACCAGGACCACCTGACTACCCCATTATTTAA
- a CDS encoding flagellar filament outer layer protein FlaA — MKKIIYGLMALLLCCSIGIVYAQDEKAKEAQKVLEQEKQLSDQVYKEIILEDFETTEYTDKNISLRVVKDEKAGVAMRTDYPAPVQNSKRYLGVKVFAKSGSVLTIIPAKPLIIDKYCKYINMWVYGKNFSGELSILVKDANGNIKRLVMGKLNFLGWRKLSVPITDEIAQEDKYLAQKRNIEIVKILYNPSTLERLPAWNYFYIDDITAIVREKYIDKQSDEW, encoded by the coding sequence ATGAAGAAAATCATATACGGACTTATGGCACTGTTGTTATGCTGTTCAATTGGCATTGTATATGCACAGGATGAGAAAGCAAAAGAAGCGCAAAAAGTTCTAGAACAGGAAAAACAGCTCAGTGACCAGGTATATAAAGAAATCATATTAGAAGACTTTGAAACTACTGAATATACTGATAAAAATATAAGTTTGCGTGTGGTAAAAGATGAAAAAGCAGGTGTTGCAATGCGAACCGACTATCCTGCACCTGTACAAAACTCAAAGCGATATTTAGGTGTGAAGGTTTTTGCTAAAAGTGGTTCGGTATTAACAATCATTCCTGCAAAACCTTTGATCATAGATAAATACTGTAAATATATCAACATGTGGGTATATGGGAAAAACTTCTCCGGTGAACTTTCAATCCTTGTGAAAGATGCAAATGGCAATATAAAACGCCTGGTAATGGGTAAATTGAATTTTTTGGGCTGGCGGAAGTTATCAGTTCCCATTACCGATGAAATTGCACAAGAAGATAAATATTTAGCTCAAAAAAGAAATATTGAAATTGTCAAGATACTATATAACCCAAGCACATTAGAACGCCTGCCAGCATGGAATTACTTCTATATTGATGATATTACAGCCATTGTACGTGAAAAATATATAGATAAGCAAAGTGACGAGTGGTAA
- a CDS encoding endonuclease/exonuclease/phosphatase family protein has protein sequence MMHTRALLFYTTIMVIGMMTMISCTTKEKPTGLQTHSIKCSSINVWSGLDYIGTFTMGEYESPKIRQKRYQALLQEIARLNPDIIALNEANFLPDYVKRLARDINYGYIYHVGVAGLKVGRLGIPINLKEGDALLARKDLCLQQYVNLRQTISGEWKKQN, from the coding sequence ATGATGCACACACGGGCTTTACTATTTTATACGACTATAATGGTAATAGGAATGATGACGATGATATCATGCACAACAAAGGAAAAACCTACAGGATTACAAACACACAGCATAAAATGCTCGAGTATAAATGTGTGGTCGGGGCTTGATTATATTGGTACCTTTACAATGGGAGAATACGAAAGCCCAAAAATCCGCCAAAAGCGATATCAGGCACTATTGCAAGAGATAGCTCGTCTTAATCCTGACATTATAGCTTTGAATGAAGCAAACTTTTTGCCTGATTACGTTAAAAGGCTTGCACGGGACATTAACTACGGCTACATCTACCATGTTGGTGTTGCAGGATTAAAAGTAGGTCGCTTAGGAATTCCTATCAATCTTAAAGAAGGGGACGCCCTCCTAGCCCGAAAAGATTTGTGCCTGCAACAATACGTAAACTTGAGGCAGACAATAAGTGGCGAATGGAAGAAGCAAAACTAA
- a CDS encoding ABC transporter permease, producing the protein MAEKIQKIIVNFIYDIGANTLRIISMMGYCMLLFLEVVYYSKAAFEKRREILKQMYYAGVKTFIVVSIVALFTGMILALQTGLELKPYQQQALVGNIIIATLTREMAPFVTAIILIAAVGSTMAAEIGTMTVSEEIDALEMMAISPVKFLVMPRVIALAIMLPVATIYTNLLGSIGGGIVAYFQLDVSFDVYYTHVLESLHFKATYVGLLKALVFGIMVSTISCANGLRATNGALGVGKATRNSVVSSFLMVLIVGYYITALFYGK; encoded by the coding sequence ATGGCAGAAAAAATACAAAAAATTATTGTTAATTTTATTTATGATATAGGGGCAAACACCTTACGGATTATTTCAATGATGGGGTACTGCATGCTGCTTTTTTTGGAGGTTGTATATTATTCCAAAGCAGCATTTGAAAAACGCCGTGAAATTTTAAAGCAAATGTATTACGCAGGGGTTAAAACATTCATCGTTGTATCAATCGTAGCACTCTTTACAGGAATGATTTTAGCACTGCAAACGGGATTAGAGTTAAAACCGTATCAGCAGCAGGCACTGGTTGGCAATATTATCATTGCCACTCTTACACGCGAAATGGCCCCGTTTGTGACTGCAATCATTTTAATTGCTGCAGTTGGTTCAACAATGGCAGCGGAAATTGGCACTATGACAGTTTCTGAAGAGATTGATGCACTGGAGATGATGGCTATAAGCCCAGTCAAATTTCTGGTAATGCCACGGGTTATTGCTCTTGCAATTATGTTGCCTGTTGCAACAATTTATACCAACCTTCTTGGAAGTATTGGTGGTGGTATTGTTGCATACTTCCAGCTAGATGTAAGTTTTGATGTGTATTATACGCATGTTCTTGAGTCATTGCATTTCAAGGCTACTTACGTGGGGCTTTTAAAAGCCCTGGTATTTGGCATAATGGTTTCAACTATTAGCTGTGCCAATGGATTGCGTGCAACAAATGGAGCGTTAGGTGTTGGGAAGGCAACAAGAAATTCTGTTGTTTCGTCGTTTTTAATGGTACTGATTGTAGGATACTATATCACAGCACTCTTTTATGGTAAATAA
- a CDS encoding ATP-binding cassette domain-containing protein, whose product MIEFRNVTKVLSGVKVLNNLSFEVEKGETFVIIGRSGTGKTVTLKHIAGLLTPDEGEIFVDGERVNGHNKKQIEKIREKIGFVFQSGALINWMNVEENIALPLVEHKLYPPDEIKRIVEEKMDLLQLTSARDKMPAEISGGMKKRASLARVLVRNPEIILYDEPTAGLDPVMSSLINTIIIQLKKDFKITQVVVTHDMDSAYAIADRIAMLYDGTIIQCDVPEGIRNTKNPIVRQFITGSLEGPIEVL is encoded by the coding sequence ATGATAGAATTTAGAAATGTAACCAAAGTATTGAGTGGCGTTAAAGTGCTTAATAATTTAAGCTTTGAGGTTGAAAAGGGAGAGACCTTTGTCATCATCGGACGTTCAGGAACTGGGAAAACCGTTACTTTGAAGCATATTGCTGGATTGCTTACTCCTGATGAAGGTGAAATTTTTGTTGATGGTGAACGCGTTAATGGCCATAATAAAAAGCAAATTGAAAAAATTCGTGAAAAAATAGGTTTTGTATTTCAGTCAGGAGCATTGATAAACTGGATGAATGTTGAGGAAAATATAGCTCTTCCGCTTGTTGAACATAAATTATACCCACCAGATGAGATAAAAAGGATTGTTGAGGAAAAGATGGATTTATTGCAACTAACTTCAGCACGTGATAAAATGCCAGCTGAAATAAGTGGTGGCATGAAAAAACGAGCAAGCTTAGCACGAGTCTTGGTGAGAAATCCTGAGATAATACTATACGATGAACCAACAGCTGGGCTGGATCCAGTTATGTCAAGTTTGATTAACACAATCATAATTCAATTAAAAAAAGATTTTAAGATTACTCAAGTTGTTGTGACTCATGATATGGATAGTGCGTACGCCATTGCCGACCGCATTGCAATGCTGTATGATGGAACAATTATACAATGTGATGTCCCTGAAGGAATCCGCAATACAAAGAATCCTATTGTGCGGCAATTTATTACGGGTTCTTTAGAGGGGCCAATTGAAGTGTTATAA
- a CDS encoding MlaD family protein encodes MKQEIAVGIVVILAMIVLGYFTIIMSGEIIDTHKYYPMTVVFKDVEGLSKDDKVRINGVLSGYVDSVDLIDNHVVVKLRLYNHFTLYENYEIIVRNETALAGKYVSINPGTAMDEHGKQYAVITTRENLIGTSVPDPFTMLSRLIADNRGNVNATVKNLRDITDKINTGKGTLGKIINEDTAHAQATDLIKQLQDTIEDTREQAPITSFLRAALTAF; translated from the coding sequence ATGAAACAGGAAATTGCCGTAGGGATAGTAGTTATACTGGCAATGATTGTGTTAGGATATTTTACTATAATAATGAGTGGCGAGATTATTGATACCCATAAATATTATCCCATGACAGTAGTATTCAAGGATGTTGAAGGGTTATCAAAAGACGATAAGGTACGGATAAATGGGGTTTTGTCGGGATATGTTGATTCTGTGGATTTAATTGATAACCATGTTGTTGTGAAATTGCGCCTTTATAATCATTTTACGCTCTATGAAAATTACGAAATAATTGTCAGGAACGAAACTGCATTGGCTGGCAAATATGTGAGCATTAATCCAGGAACTGCCATGGATGAACATGGCAAGCAATATGCTGTAATAACCACTCGTGAAAATCTTATAGGAACATCAGTACCCGATCCCTTTACTATGCTTTCGCGCCTCATAGCTGACAACAGGGGCAACGTTAATGCTACTGTTAAGAATTTGAGGGATATAACTGATAAAATCAATACTGGAAAAGGAACACTTGGCAAAATCATTAATGAAGATACAGCTCATGCACAGGCTACTGATTTGATAAAACAATTGCAGGATACTATTGAAGATACCCGTGAACAGGCACCTATTACCAGCTTCCTTAGAGCTGCATTAACAGCTTTTTAG
- the carB gene encoding carbamoyl-phosphate synthase large subunit yields MPKRTDIKKILIVGSGPIVIGQACEFDYSGSQACKALREEGYEIVLVNSNPATIMTDPEMAHRTYIEPITHDIVAQIIEKERPDALLPTVGGQTALNIAVQLYESGVLQKFGVELIGAKIDAIKKAEDRDLFKKAMLNIGLQVPNSALASSIDEAIKVLDTIPLPIIIRPAFTLGGTGGNIVYNREDFVELVRKGLDESPISQVLLEESVIGWKEFELEVMRDLNDNVVIICSIENFDPMGIHTGDSITIAPQQTLTDREYQVLRDMAIKIIREIGVETGGSNIQFAVNPKDGRVMVIEMNPRVSRSSALASKATGFPIAKIAAKLAVGLTLDEIANDITRETPACFEPTIDYVVTKIPRWAFEKFEGADTTLGTQMKSVGEAMAIGRTFKESFQKALRSLEIDRYGFGSDGNLKIDVFVDQLPERQRNDVIEQNLRIPRDTRIFYIKKALELDWPVEKIHALTSIDPWFLHQLRELVEAERQFVENARNGLQKELVLKMKRLGFSDRQLAFLLYRDELRALYEKGPDAQKDYSKRLTELEDTIRKFRFEQAIVPGYRLVDTCGGEFEAYTPYYYSSYDDEDEAKHSQKKKVMILGGGPNRIGQGIEFDYCCCHASFALREYGIESIMVNSNPETVSTDYDTSDRLYFEPLTLEDILHIYNKEQPDGVIVQFGGQTPLRLARRLEANGVKILGTSPDSIDRAEDRQRFAEVVNKLKLNQPENGIAFTRDEAVAQAARIGYPVLVRPSYVLGGRAMSIIYDEKSLLEYIVSAVELSPEHPILIDKFLEDALEIDVDALCDGTDVYIGGIMEHIELAGIHSGDSACSLPPVSVKPTMMQTIVETTTALAKELNVVGLINIQFAIKNDILYVLEVNPRASRTVPFVSKATGVPLAKIAVWIMLGKKLKDFELTHMKKIPYLNVKEAVLPFNKFPGVDTLLSPEMKSTGEVMGIASNFGEAFYKAELAAGDRLPLSGTIFLSINQRSKEELLEEMRLLYKEGFKLIATEGTAAFLNEHGIPCQRVYKVSEGRPNIVDIIKNKQVDLIINTPTGKRPKEDAYTIRQAAVRYRVPIITTLAAAKAAVQGIISMKKAGHFTVKPIQEYHLEVQ; encoded by the coding sequence ATGCCCAAGCGCACTGATATCAAAAAAATTTTAATAGTTGGATCGGGTCCTATTGTTATTGGCCAGGCATGTGAGTTTGATTACTCAGGTTCACAGGCCTGCAAAGCGTTACGTGAAGAAGGTTATGAGATAGTTCTTGTCAATTCAAATCCTGCCACAATAATGACCGACCCTGAAATGGCACACCGAACCTACATTGAACCAATAACACATGATATAGTAGCACAGATCATAGAAAAAGAAAGGCCTGATGCGTTATTACCCACTGTAGGAGGCCAGACAGCATTGAATATTGCTGTACAGCTTTATGAAAGTGGGGTTTTGCAAAAATTTGGCGTTGAACTGATTGGAGCAAAGATTGATGCCATAAAAAAAGCCGAGGACCGAGACCTTTTTAAAAAGGCGATGCTTAACATAGGGTTACAGGTGCCAAATTCTGCGCTGGCATCATCTATTGATGAGGCAATAAAGGTACTAGATACTATTCCACTTCCAATTATTATCAGGCCGGCGTTTACATTAGGCGGTACCGGTGGTAACATTGTATACAATCGGGAAGACTTTGTTGAACTGGTTCGCAAAGGGCTGGATGAATCACCAATAAGCCAGGTTTTACTTGAAGAATCAGTTATTGGTTGGAAGGAGTTTGAACTAGAAGTAATGCGCGACCTTAACGATAATGTTGTCATTATATGCTCTATTGAAAATTTTGATCCTATGGGCATTCACACCGGTGACTCCATAACTATCGCCCCCCAGCAAACCCTGACCGATAGAGAGTATCAAGTGCTTAGAGATATGGCTATTAAGATAATTCGCGAGATTGGGGTAGAGACTGGAGGTTCCAATATTCAGTTTGCGGTTAATCCTAAAGATGGAAGAGTCATGGTCATTGAAATGAATCCGCGTGTCAGTAGAAGTTCAGCATTGGCATCAAAAGCTACTGGATTCCCCATAGCAAAAATAGCAGCTAAACTTGCGGTGGGGCTTACACTTGATGAGATTGCAAATGATATTACCCGTGAAACACCTGCATGCTTTGAGCCAACCATAGATTATGTGGTGACAAAAATACCACGCTGGGCATTTGAAAAATTTGAAGGAGCTGATACAACGCTTGGCACACAGATGAAATCGGTTGGTGAGGCAATGGCTATTGGACGCACGTTTAAAGAGTCATTTCAGAAAGCATTGCGTTCTCTTGAGATTGACAGGTATGGATTTGGCTCAGATGGCAATTTGAAAATAGATGTATTTGTTGATCAATTGCCTGAGCGACAAAGAAATGATGTAATTGAACAGAATTTACGAATACCCCGTGATACCAGGATTTTTTATATTAAAAAAGCACTTGAACTTGATTGGCCTGTTGAAAAGATACATGCTCTGACGTCAATTGACCCATGGTTTTTACATCAGTTGCGCGAGCTTGTTGAAGCAGAGCGGCAATTTGTTGAAAATGCGCGCAATGGATTACAAAAAGAGCTTGTGCTTAAAATGAAGCGCCTTGGTTTTTCAGACAGACAGCTTGCATTTTTATTATACAGAGATGAATTACGAGCATTATATGAAAAAGGTCCTGATGCTCAGAAGGATTATTCTAAGCGGCTAACAGAGCTTGAAGACACTATAAGGAAGTTCAGATTTGAGCAGGCGATAGTGCCTGGTTATAGGCTTGTTGATACCTGCGGTGGCGAATTTGAAGCCTATACACCCTATTACTACTCCTCGTACGATGATGAGGATGAAGCTAAACATTCGCAGAAGAAAAAAGTAATGATTCTAGGTGGTGGGCCTAACCGAATTGGGCAAGGTATTGAATTTGATTACTGTTGCTGTCATGCATCATTTGCATTACGTGAGTACGGGATTGAATCAATTATGGTAAACTCAAACCCTGAAACAGTATCCACCGATTATGATACCTCTGACCGATTGTACTTTGAACCGCTAACCTTAGAGGATATCCTTCATATTTACAATAAAGAACAACCAGATGGCGTAATAGTGCAGTTTGGAGGTCAAACGCCGTTGAGACTAGCACGGCGTCTTGAGGCAAATGGCGTAAAGATCCTTGGTACATCACCTGATTCAATTGACAGGGCCGAGGACAGGCAGCGTTTTGCAGAAGTTGTGAATAAACTTAAACTCAATCAGCCTGAAAATGGCATTGCATTTACCCGTGATGAAGCGGTAGCACAGGCTGCACGCATTGGGTACCCAGTGCTGGTACGTCCTTCGTATGTACTGGGGGGGAGGGCAATGTCCATTATATATGATGAAAAAAGCCTTTTAGAATATATAGTTTCTGCTGTTGAGCTATCGCCCGAACATCCTATCCTGATTGATAAATTCCTTGAAGATGCTCTTGAAATAGATGTGGATGCGCTGTGTGATGGTACGGATGTATACATTGGTGGTATAATGGAACACATTGAGCTTGCAGGTATTCATTCAGGTGATTCTGCGTGTAGTTTGCCCCCGGTGAGCGTCAAGCCCACAATGATGCAGACAATAGTTGAAACCACTACTGCACTGGCAAAGGAGCTTAACGTTGTAGGGCTTATTAACATTCAGTTTGCAATAAAGAATGATATTTTATATGTGCTTGAAGTAAATCCGCGAGCTTCGCGTACAGTACCGTTTGTATCAAAGGCAACAGGTGTGCCACTTGCAAAGATTGCTGTATGGATTATGCTTGGCAAAAAGCTTAAAGACTTTGAGCTGACCCATATGAAAAAAATCCCTTACCTCAATGTGAAAGAAGCGGTATTGCCATTCAATAAATTTCCTGGTGTTGATACACTGCTTTCACCTGAGATGAAATCAACAGGGGAGGTAATGGGGATTGCTTCAAACTTTGGTGAAGCATTTTATAAAGCTGAACTAGCGGCAGGCGATAGATTGCCACTGTCTGGCACAATTTTCCTTAGTATTAATCAGAGGTCAAAGGAAGAGCTTCTTGAAGAGATGCGATTACTGTATAAAGAAGGCTTTAAGCTTATAGCAACTGAAGGAACTGCTGCGTTCCTTAACGAACACGGTATTCCCTGCCAACGCGTGTATAAAGTGAGCGAAGGCAGGCCCAATATTGTTGATATCATAAAAAATAAGCAGGTGGACCTTATTATTAATACCCCAACTGGAAAGAGGCCAAAAGAAGATGCCTATACCATACGCCAGGCGGCAGTGAGGTATAGGGTACCAATAATTACCACACTAGCTGCTGCAAAAGCTGCGGTTCAGGGGATAATTTCTATGAAAAAAGCTGGACATTTTACTGTAAAGCCTATACAGGAGTACCATCTGGAGGTGCAGTAG